In one Sphingomonas sanguinis genomic region, the following are encoded:
- a CDS encoding pyruvate dehydrogenase complex dihydrolipoamide acetyltransferase — translation MSIEIKMPALSPTMEEGTLAKWLVKEGDTVKSGDIMAEIETDKATMEFEAVDEGVIAKILVSEGSDNVKVGTVIAILAEEGEDASSVQAPTKSETPAPANPMPTDPTDPNKTGSEAKPAERTLEQAEDHGKPADSGSKAGNGRAIASPLARRIASQKGLDLSALTGSGPNGRIVKVDVENAQPGQAKAAAPAASAPAETASAPAAAPKPAQVPDIPHEASKLSNMRKTIARRLTESKQQVPHIYLTVDIRLDALLKLRGELNAGLESRGVKLSVNDMLIKALGVSLMAVPKCNVMFTPDQLISFKRADISVAVSTPAGLITPIVSEADTRSLSSISTTMKDLATRARDNKLQPHEFQGGTASISNMGMFGIKQFEAVINPPQGMILAIGAGEKRPYIVDDQLGVATVMSATGSFDHRAIDGADGAELMKVFKELVERPLAMLA, via the coding sequence ATGTCGATCGAGATTAAGATGCCCGCGCTGTCGCCGACCATGGAGGAAGGCACGCTGGCCAAATGGCTGGTGAAGGAAGGGGACACGGTGAAGTCCGGCGATATCATGGCCGAGATTGAAACCGACAAGGCCACCATGGAATTTGAGGCGGTGGACGAAGGCGTCATCGCCAAGATCCTCGTCTCCGAGGGCTCCGACAATGTGAAGGTCGGCACCGTCATCGCGATCCTGGCCGAAGAGGGCGAGGATGCCTCGTCGGTCCAGGCGCCCACCAAGTCGGAAACCCCGGCTCCGGCCAACCCCATGCCGACCGACCCGACCGATCCCAACAAGACCGGCAGCGAAGCCAAGCCCGCCGAGCGCACGCTCGAGCAGGCCGAGGATCACGGCAAGCCCGCCGATTCGGGCAGCAAGGCCGGAAACGGCCGCGCGATCGCCAGCCCGCTGGCGCGCCGCATCGCCTCGCAAAAGGGCCTGGACCTGTCGGCGCTGACCGGCTCGGGCCCGAACGGCCGTATCGTGAAGGTCGATGTCGAGAACGCGCAGCCGGGCCAGGCCAAGGCCGCTGCTCCTGCCGCATCGGCTCCGGCGGAAACCGCTTCGGCTCCCGCCGCTGCGCCCAAGCCCGCGCAGGTGCCGGACATCCCGCACGAAGCGTCGAAGCTGTCGAACATGCGCAAGACGATCGCGCGTCGCCTGACCGAATCGAAGCAGCAGGTTCCGCACATCTACCTGACGGTGGATATCCGTCTCGATGCGCTGCTCAAGCTGCGTGGCGAGCTGAACGCCGGTCTCGAATCGCGCGGCGTGAAGCTGTCGGTCAACGACATGCTGATCAAGGCGCTGGGCGTGTCGCTGATGGCGGTGCCGAAGTGCAACGTCATGTTCACGCCGGACCAGCTCATCAGCTTCAAGCGCGCCGACATCTCGGTCGCGGTGTCGACCCCGGCGGGCCTGATCACTCCGATCGTGTCGGAGGCGGATACGCGTTCGCTGTCGTCCATCTCCACCACGATGAAGGACCTCGCCACCCGCGCCCGCGACAACAAGCTGCAGCCGCATGAATTCCAGGGCGGCACGGCCTCGATCTCGAACATGGGCATGTTCGGCATCAAGCAGTTCGAGGCGGTCATCAATCCGCCGCAGGGCATGATCCTGGCGATCGGCGCGGGCGAGAAGCGTCCGTACATCGTCGACGACCAGCTGGGCGTGGCGACCGTCATGTCGGCGACCGGCAGCTTTGACCACCGTGCCATCGACGGGGCCGACGGCGCCGAGTTGATGAAGGTGTTCAAGGAACTGGTCGAGCGTCCGCTCGCCATGCTGGCCTGA
- the lpdA gene encoding dihydrolipoyl dehydrogenase: MADTYDLIVLGSGPGGYVAAIRASQLGLKVAIVERERLGGICLNWGCIPTKALLRSAEVYHYMTHAAQYGLSVEKPSFSLDKVVDRSRKVAGQLNAGVKGLMKKNKVAVHEGVGTITGKGKLSVVQGDKTTELTAKHIIVATGARARDLPFAKADGERIWTYRHAMVPPAMPTKLLVIGSGAIGVEFASFYNDMGAEVTIVEMLDRIMPVEDAEVSEFMTKQLTKFGMTIKTKTGLEKLEATASGVKAAMKGPDGKVETAEFSHAIVAIGIVPNTENIGLEKLGIATDRGHIKTDGFCRTNVEGIWAIGDVTGAPWLAHKASHEGVIAAEAIAQALGNKDVHPHAMDKGNIPGCTYSRPQVASVGFTEAKAKEAGYQVKVGKFPFIGNGKAIALGEAEGFVKTVFDAKTGELLGAHMVGAEVTEMIQGYVVARQLETTEAELMETVFAHPTISESMHESVLAAYGRALHI, from the coding sequence GTGGCTGACACTTACGACCTTATCGTCCTCGGCTCGGGTCCCGGCGGCTATGTCGCGGCGATCCGCGCGAGCCAGCTCGGCCTGAAGGTCGCGATCGTCGAGCGCGAGCGGCTGGGCGGCATCTGCCTCAACTGGGGCTGTATCCCGACCAAGGCGCTGCTGCGCTCGGCCGAGGTCTATCACTACATGACCCATGCCGCGCAATACGGCCTGTCGGTCGAAAAGCCCTCGTTCAGCCTCGACAAGGTGGTCGACCGCAGCCGCAAGGTGGCGGGCCAGCTCAACGCGGGCGTCAAGGGCCTGATGAAGAAGAACAAGGTCGCCGTCCATGAGGGTGTCGGCACCATCACCGGAAAGGGCAAGCTGTCGGTCGTCCAGGGTGACAAGACCACCGAGCTGACCGCCAAGCACATCATCGTCGCGACCGGCGCGCGTGCGCGCGACCTGCCCTTCGCCAAGGCGGATGGCGAGCGCATCTGGACCTATCGCCACGCGATGGTCCCGCCTGCCATGCCGACCAAGCTGCTGGTCATCGGCTCGGGCGCGATCGGCGTCGAGTTCGCCAGCTTCTACAACGACATGGGCGCGGAAGTGACCATCGTCGAGATGCTCGACCGGATCATGCCGGTCGAGGACGCCGAAGTCAGCGAGTTCATGACCAAGCAGCTGACCAAGTTCGGCATGACCATCAAGACCAAGACCGGCCTTGAGAAGCTGGAAGCGACGGCCTCGGGCGTGAAGGCCGCGATGAAGGGTCCGGACGGCAAGGTCGAAACCGCCGAATTCAGCCACGCGATCGTCGCCATCGGCATCGTCCCCAACACCGAGAATATCGGCCTGGAAAAGCTGGGCATCGCCACCGATCGCGGTCACATCAAGACCGACGGCTTCTGCCGCACGAACGTCGAAGGCATCTGGGCGATCGGCGACGTGACCGGCGCGCCGTGGCTTGCGCACAAGGCGAGCCATGAGGGCGTGATCGCCGCCGAGGCCATCGCGCAGGCGCTGGGCAACAAGGACGTCCACCCGCACGCGATGGACAAGGGCAACATTCCGGGCTGCACCTATTCGCGCCCGCAGGTCGCCAGCGTCGGCTTCACCGAGGCGAAGGCCAAGGAAGCCGGTTATCAGGTGAAGGTCGGCAAGTTCCCCTTCATCGGCAACGGCAAGGCGATTGCGCTGGGCGAGGCGGAAGGCTTTGTGAAGACCGTGTTCGACGCCAAGACCGGCGAATTGCTGGGCGCGCACATGGTCGGCGCGGAAGTGACCGAGATGATCCAGGGCTATGTCGTCGCCCGCCAGCTGGAGACGACCGAGGCCGAGCTGATGGAAACGGTGTTCGCGCACCCGACCATTTCCGAATCGATGCACGAGTCGGTGCTGGCCGCCTATGGGCGTGCGCTGCACATCTGA
- a CDS encoding universal stress protein, producing MRIYLVVIDDSPESKIALRFAARRAVKTGGGVEILTVLPPQEFIAFGGVQATIEDEARQQAEALLASAAGTILDESGLRPSITVREGDGPKVIREIIAANPDIAALVLGAAASGAPGKLVSHFSGTDAGALPVPIMIVPGSLTPEAIDRLS from the coding sequence ATGCGTATCTATCTGGTCGTGATCGACGACAGTCCGGAATCGAAAATCGCATTGCGCTTCGCCGCGCGGCGTGCGGTGAAGACCGGCGGCGGGGTCGAAATCTTGACCGTGTTGCCGCCGCAGGAGTTCATCGCGTTCGGCGGCGTACAGGCGACGATCGAGGACGAAGCTCGCCAGCAAGCCGAGGCGCTGCTTGCCAGCGCGGCGGGCACGATCCTGGACGAATCGGGCCTGCGCCCTTCGATCACCGTGCGCGAGGGCGACGGGCCGAAGGTGATCCGCGAGATCATCGCGGCCAATCCGGATATCGCCGCGCTGGTGCTGGGCGCGGCGGCGAGCGGCGCGCCGGGCAAGCTGGTCAGCCACTTTTCCGGCACCGACGCAGGCGCCCTGCCCGTGCCGATCATGATCGTGCCGGGGTCGCTGACGCCCGAAGCGATCGACCGGCTGAGTTGA
- a CDS encoding acyl-CoA thioesterase, which translates to MSTLPDQHPTIRVTAMPSDANPYGDIFGGWLMGQMDLAAGSVASRHSGGRAVTIAAEGMKFHAPVLVGDEVSVYATLVRVGNTSMTIEVEAWRRARHMEDATKVTQARFVFVATDKDRKPRTVPPMDPAKN; encoded by the coding sequence ATGAGCACGCTTCCCGATCAGCACCCCACCATCCGCGTCACCGCCATGCCGTCGGACGCCAATCCGTACGGCGACATCTTCGGCGGCTGGCTGATGGGCCAGATGGATCTGGCGGCGGGTTCGGTGGCGTCGCGCCACTCCGGCGGTCGTGCGGTCACGATCGCGGCGGAGGGGATGAAGTTCCACGCCCCCGTGCTCGTCGGCGACGAGGTGTCGGTCTATGCCACCCTCGTCCGCGTCGGCAACACGTCGATGACCATCGAGGTCGAAGCCTGGCGCCGCGCCCGCCACATGGAGGACGCGACCAAGGTGACCCAGGCGCGCTTCGTCTTCGTCGCTACCGACAAGGACCGCAAGCCGCGCACCGTTCCGCCGATGGACCCGGCGAAAAACTGA